In uncultured Trichococcus sp., the following proteins share a genomic window:
- a CDS encoding VanZ family protein → MQREQKSNSYLVGAVLIMGYLYYRATFETNFYALPNIIANLLQAQPLSGLFATFTFRYGEQVISMESLGYFGFLGFFGSKIWLFLSYFILAYLWYGGLSGKMRDAVTPIVVALLLSVSYAAADEFHQSLVSPAFAMKEDVILAGAGAILAIIAGWFFLTVRKGRK, encoded by the coding sequence ATGCAAAGAGAACAAAAAAGCAATTCATATCTGGTGGGTGCGGTTCTGATTATGGGTTATCTGTATTACCGGGCCACTTTCGAAACAAATTTTTATGCTTTGCCGAATATTATCGCGAACCTTTTGCAGGCGCAACCGCTCTCCGGCTTATTCGCAACGTTCACCTTCCGATACGGGGAGCAGGTGATCAGTATGGAGTCGTTGGGTTATTTCGGATTTTTGGGATTCTTCGGCAGCAAGATATGGTTGTTCCTTTCCTATTTCATCCTCGCTTATCTTTGGTATGGCGGACTTTCCGGGAAGATGCGGGACGCGGTAACTCCTATCGTTGTGGCGCTGCTGCTTTCCGTCAGTTACGCGGCTGCGGATGAATTTCATCAATCGCTGGTGTCCCCGGCATTTGCGATGAAGGAGGACGTGATTTTGGCCGGCGCAGGGGCAATTTTGGCGATAATCGCCGGTTGGTTCTTCCTGACAGTCAGAAAAGGCAGAAAGTGA